In one window of Onychomys torridus chromosome 5, mOncTor1.1, whole genome shotgun sequence DNA:
- the Adgrg1 gene encoding adhesion G-protein coupled receptor G1 isoform X2 — translation MAVQLLWQMVYFLLSLFFLAPGARGGSPREDFRFCGQRNQTKQSLLHYDQTSELHISVWNTEEALTIRAPFPAAPERPQYFPEPRGLYHFCLYWSRHTGRFHLRYGKNDYLLSSRASSLLCFRKQEQSLEQGAPLLATSVSSWRSPQNSSLPGAASFLFSFHNAPQKVSHNSSVDLCDLKKELQLLNRFLQHPQKAPRRPSAALISQQLQSLESKLTSVNFVGDAVSFEEDLVNATVWKLPPTAGLEDLEIHSQREEEQSEVQAYSVLLPRALFQQTRGRRGDASKRLLVVDFSSQALFQDKNSSQVLGEKVLGIVVQNTKVSNLSEPVVLTFRHQPQPNVTLQCVFWVEDPTSSNPGSWSSAGCETVHRDTQTSCLCSHLTYFAVLMVSTTEVEATHKHYLTLLSYVGCVISALACVFTIAAYLCSRRKSRDYTIKVHMNLLLAVFLLDVSFLLSEPVALAGSEAACRTSAVFLHFSLLACLSWMGLEGYNLYRLVVEVFDTYVPGYLLKLSIVGWGFPVFLVTLVALVDVNNYGPIILAVRRTPERVIYPSMCWIRDSLVSYVTNLGLFSLVFLFNTAMLATMVVQILRLRSHSQKWPHVLTLLGLSLVLGLPWALIFFSFASGTFQLVILYLFSIITSFQGFLIFLWYWSMRFQARGGPSPLKSNSDSVKLPISSGSTSSSRI, via the exons ATGGCTGTCCAACTGCTGTGGCAGATGGTGTATTttctgctgagtctgttttttcTGGCTCCAG gtgCCCGTGGTGGCAGCCCCCGAGAGGACTTCCGCTTCTGTGGCCAGAGGAACCAGACGAAACAGAGCCTCCTCCATTACGACCAAACTTCAGAGCTGCACATCTCTGTGTGGAACACGGAGGAGGCCCTCACGATCCGTGCCCCCTTCCCTGCAGCCCCTGAGCGCCCCCAATACTTCCCAGAGCCCAGAGGGCTCTATCACTTCTGCCTCTACTGGAGCCGCCACACCGGGAGGTTCCACCTGCGCTATGGCAAGAATGATTACTTGCTGAGTAGCCGAGCCTCCAGCCTCCTCTGCTTCCGGAAACAGGAGCAGAGCCTGGAGCAGGGGGCCCCACTGCTTGCCACCTCCGTCAGCTCCTGGCGGAGCCCCCAGAACTCCAGCCTGCCTGGGGCTGCCagcttcctgttctctttccacA ATGCCCCACAGAAAGTCTCCCACAATTCGTCTGTGGACCTGTGTGATCTGAAGAAGGAACTGCAGCTGCTTAACAGGTTTCTGCAGCATCCTCAGAAGGCCCCCAGGCGGCCCTCGGCGGCGCTTATCAGCCA GCAGTTACAGAGCCTAGAGTCAAAGCTGACCTCTGTGAACTTCGTGGGAGACGCAGTATCCTTTGAGGAGGACCTGGTCAATGCCACAGTGTGGAAGCTGCCACCTACAGCCGGACTAGAGGATCTGGAAATCCACTCCCAGCGGGAG GAGGAGCAGAGTGAGGTCCAGGCATACTCGGTGCTGCTGCCCCGGGCTCTCTTCCAGCAGACCAGAGGCCGTCGTGGGGATGCCTCCAAGAGGCTCCTGGTAGTGGACTTCAGCAGCCAAGCCTTGTTCCAG GACAAGAATTCCAGCCAAGTCTTGGGTGAGAAGGTCTTGGGTATTGTTGTGCAGAACACCAAAGTTAGCAACCTCTCAGAGCCTGTGGTCCTCACCTTCCGGCACCAGCCACAGCCG AATGTGACTCTACAGTGTGTGTTCTGGGTTGAAGACCCAACAT CTAGCAaccctgggagctggagcagTGCAGGCTGTGAGACTgtccacagagacacacagacatctTGCCTGTGCAGCCACCTGACCTACTTTGCAGTGTTGATG GTGTCAACCACGGAGGTAGAAGCCACTCACAAGCACTACCTCACGCTCCTGTCCTACGTGGGCTGTGTCATCTCTGCTCTGGCTTGTGTCTTCACCATTGCTGCCTACCTCTGTTCCAG GAGGAAGTCACGTGACTACACCATCAAGGTACACATGAACCTGCTGCTGGCTGTCTTCCTGCTGGATGTGAGCTTCCTGCTCAGCGAGCCTGTGGCACTGGCAGGCTCTGAAGCAGCCTGCCGCACCAGTGCCGTCTTCCTGCATTTCTCCTTGCTTGCCTGTCTCTCCTGGATGGGCCTCGAGGGCTACAACCTCTACCGACTGGTGGTAGAGGTCTTCGATACCTACGTCCCTGGCTACCTGCTCAAGCTCAGCATCGTGGGCTGGG GCTTTCCTGTCTTCCTGGTCACTCTGGTGGCGCTGGTCGATGTGAATAACTATGGCCCCATCATCCTGGCTGTGCGCCGGACTCCGGAGCGTGTCATCTACCCTTCTAT GTGCTGGATCCGGGACTCCCTGGTTAGTTATGTCACCAACCTGGGCCTCTTCAGCCTGGTGTTCCTGTTCAACACGGCCATGCTGGCCACCATGGTGGTGCAGATCCTGCGGCTTCGTTCACACAGCCAGAAGTGGCCCCACGTGCTGACTCTGCTGGGCCTCAGCCTGGTCCTTGGCCTTCCCTGGGCCTTGATCTTCTTCTCCTTTGCTTCCGGTACCTTCCAGCTTGTCATCCTGTACCTCTTCAGCATCATAACTTCCTTCCAAG GCTTCCTCATCTTCCTGTGGTACTGGTCCATGCGGTTCCAGGCCCGAGGTGGTCCCTCCCCTCTGAAGAGCAACTCGGACAGCGTCAAGCTCCCCATCAGCTCCGGCAGCACCTCTTCCAGCCGCATCTAG
- the Adgrg1 gene encoding adhesion G-protein coupled receptor G1 isoform X1, whose protein sequence is MAVQLLWQMVYFLLSLFFLAPGARGGSPREDFRFCGQRNQTKQSLLHYDQTSELHISVWNTEEALTIRAPFPAAPERPQYFPEPRGLYHFCLYWSRHTGRFHLRYGKNDYLLSSRASSLLCFRKQEQSLEQGAPLLATSVSSWRSPQNSSLPGAASFLFSFHNAPQKVSHNSSVDLCDLKKELQLLNRFLQHPQKAPRRPSAALISQQLQSLESKLTSVNFVGDAVSFEEDLVNATVWKLPPTAGLEDLEIHSQREEEQSEVQAYSVLLPRALFQQTRGRRGDASKRLLVVDFSSQALFQDKNSSQVLGEKVLGIVVQNTKVSNLSEPVVLTFRHQPQPKNVTLQCVFWVEDPTSSNPGSWSSAGCETVHRDTQTSCLCSHLTYFAVLMVSTTEVEATHKHYLTLLSYVGCVISALACVFTIAAYLCSRRKSRDYTIKVHMNLLLAVFLLDVSFLLSEPVALAGSEAACRTSAVFLHFSLLACLSWMGLEGYNLYRLVVEVFDTYVPGYLLKLSIVGWGFPVFLVTLVALVDVNNYGPIILAVRRTPERVIYPSMCWIRDSLVSYVTNLGLFSLVFLFNTAMLATMVVQILRLRSHSQKWPHVLTLLGLSLVLGLPWALIFFSFASGTFQLVILYLFSIITSFQGFLIFLWYWSMRFQARGGPSPLKSNSDSVKLPISSGSTSSSRI, encoded by the exons ATGGCTGTCCAACTGCTGTGGCAGATGGTGTATTttctgctgagtctgttttttcTGGCTCCAG gtgCCCGTGGTGGCAGCCCCCGAGAGGACTTCCGCTTCTGTGGCCAGAGGAACCAGACGAAACAGAGCCTCCTCCATTACGACCAAACTTCAGAGCTGCACATCTCTGTGTGGAACACGGAGGAGGCCCTCACGATCCGTGCCCCCTTCCCTGCAGCCCCTGAGCGCCCCCAATACTTCCCAGAGCCCAGAGGGCTCTATCACTTCTGCCTCTACTGGAGCCGCCACACCGGGAGGTTCCACCTGCGCTATGGCAAGAATGATTACTTGCTGAGTAGCCGAGCCTCCAGCCTCCTCTGCTTCCGGAAACAGGAGCAGAGCCTGGAGCAGGGGGCCCCACTGCTTGCCACCTCCGTCAGCTCCTGGCGGAGCCCCCAGAACTCCAGCCTGCCTGGGGCTGCCagcttcctgttctctttccacA ATGCCCCACAGAAAGTCTCCCACAATTCGTCTGTGGACCTGTGTGATCTGAAGAAGGAACTGCAGCTGCTTAACAGGTTTCTGCAGCATCCTCAGAAGGCCCCCAGGCGGCCCTCGGCGGCGCTTATCAGCCA GCAGTTACAGAGCCTAGAGTCAAAGCTGACCTCTGTGAACTTCGTGGGAGACGCAGTATCCTTTGAGGAGGACCTGGTCAATGCCACAGTGTGGAAGCTGCCACCTACAGCCGGACTAGAGGATCTGGAAATCCACTCCCAGCGGGAG GAGGAGCAGAGTGAGGTCCAGGCATACTCGGTGCTGCTGCCCCGGGCTCTCTTCCAGCAGACCAGAGGCCGTCGTGGGGATGCCTCCAAGAGGCTCCTGGTAGTGGACTTCAGCAGCCAAGCCTTGTTCCAG GACAAGAATTCCAGCCAAGTCTTGGGTGAGAAGGTCTTGGGTATTGTTGTGCAGAACACCAAAGTTAGCAACCTCTCAGAGCCTGTGGTCCTCACCTTCCGGCACCAGCCACAGCCG AAGAATGTGACTCTACAGTGTGTGTTCTGGGTTGAAGACCCAACAT CTAGCAaccctgggagctggagcagTGCAGGCTGTGAGACTgtccacagagacacacagacatctTGCCTGTGCAGCCACCTGACCTACTTTGCAGTGTTGATG GTGTCAACCACGGAGGTAGAAGCCACTCACAAGCACTACCTCACGCTCCTGTCCTACGTGGGCTGTGTCATCTCTGCTCTGGCTTGTGTCTTCACCATTGCTGCCTACCTCTGTTCCAG GAGGAAGTCACGTGACTACACCATCAAGGTACACATGAACCTGCTGCTGGCTGTCTTCCTGCTGGATGTGAGCTTCCTGCTCAGCGAGCCTGTGGCACTGGCAGGCTCTGAAGCAGCCTGCCGCACCAGTGCCGTCTTCCTGCATTTCTCCTTGCTTGCCTGTCTCTCCTGGATGGGCCTCGAGGGCTACAACCTCTACCGACTGGTGGTAGAGGTCTTCGATACCTACGTCCCTGGCTACCTGCTCAAGCTCAGCATCGTGGGCTGGG GCTTTCCTGTCTTCCTGGTCACTCTGGTGGCGCTGGTCGATGTGAATAACTATGGCCCCATCATCCTGGCTGTGCGCCGGACTCCGGAGCGTGTCATCTACCCTTCTAT GTGCTGGATCCGGGACTCCCTGGTTAGTTATGTCACCAACCTGGGCCTCTTCAGCCTGGTGTTCCTGTTCAACACGGCCATGCTGGCCACCATGGTGGTGCAGATCCTGCGGCTTCGTTCACACAGCCAGAAGTGGCCCCACGTGCTGACTCTGCTGGGCCTCAGCCTGGTCCTTGGCCTTCCCTGGGCCTTGATCTTCTTCTCCTTTGCTTCCGGTACCTTCCAGCTTGTCATCCTGTACCTCTTCAGCATCATAACTTCCTTCCAAG GCTTCCTCATCTTCCTGTGGTACTGGTCCATGCGGTTCCAGGCCCGAGGTGGTCCCTCCCCTCTGAAGAGCAACTCGGACAGCGTCAAGCTCCCCATCAGCTCCGGCAGCACCTCTTCCAGCCGCATCTAG